One stretch of Bombus terrestris chromosome 5, iyBomTerr1.2, whole genome shotgun sequence DNA includes these proteins:
- the LOC100645485 gene encoding uncharacterized protein LOC100645485, whose protein sequence is MIKHNPVILGEKSRDELSTQSDVEVSAVKVDDSDYVDFSSALSTTQKSHKIESEKMIDRLMRTTTKDPSKKNPGDQGVEYSDYYSDDEVLQDIAANKIPIQLAESKNLNDRFARQTMNFTSHRSNRIKHLKPYYPDYNTRGRDLRYKDDGVNYLNNFQNYPTNEHFSRLNRNSRLFEADDPFLSYGINYGSSEHQNENFDAPYSANTAEIPEHSRVAEGNNFDSNELNDEVQQPVVETQNPDQFNYWNQYKTPEENLQNLNLDESQTLNVNEPIEPQIQSLNNYQQIETNLPREGNFEQSMINQPLIDNTRIPGTKGENTEIDTPFNYSPLQSYSNQENQQQDQQVAPQNFPVQSRYNLSTVNVPNAMDQPLGKVLEFLGINVDGGNRKQNPSLNENINRQILPYSNTYENGIPEEHFISPSYLKKKPGREQTSFHEDDNTRGLEHQAIRYRSRSKAEEGNFMGQSNRNGIYNNDILARLDDDRDPGHNTNTSTAVHNTKEVASEILSTIMDELEELKEDRSKNNKEEGLPCRLSGSWSTAQAGMKLDMRVVNRTIIVRLSDLTSPRLHDSLLNGTWNISGHAPFKRGSPFTLIATNNCTSSIAVFVGACRVCQGIDTIAGVWSVARQPKGCKDFQVSTSVFNDIFRKTKLSSLKEKQGSNSTENATMKHKKRKS, encoded by the exons ATGATTAAGCATAATCCAGTTATTCTCGGCGAGAAATCACGCGACGAATTGTCCACCCAATCGGACGTCGAAGTTAGCGCTGTCAAAGTTGACGACAGCGATTACGTTGATTTTTCTTCGGCTTTGAGTACCACCCAAAAATCGCATAAGATCGAAAGCGAAAAGATGATCGATCGTTTAATGAGAACTACCACGAAGGATCCGTCGAAAAAGAATCCAGGCGACCAAGGGGTCGAGTATTCGGATTATTATAGCGACGACGAAGTTCTCCAAGACATCGCCGCGAATAAAATTCCCATACAGCTGGCCGAGTCGAAAAATCTTAATGATCGATTCGCACGACAAACGATGAATTTTACATCGCATCGTAGCAATCGGATCAAACACTTGAAACCTTACTATCCGGATTACAATACTCGTGGAAGAGACCTCAGGTACAAGGATGACGGTGTCAATTACCTTAATAATTTTCAGAACTATCCGACAAATGAACATTTCTCGAGACTAAATCGGAACTCTCGACTCTTTGAAGCAGATGATCCTTTTCTTAGTTACGGGATCAACTACGGATCCTCGGAACATCAAAACGAAAATTTCGACGCACCATATTCGGCCAATACGGCAGAAATTCCGGAACACTCGCGAGTAGCCGAGGGTAATAATTTCGATTCGAATGAATTAAACGACGAAGTTCAGCAACCTGTTGTCGAGACGCAGAATCCAGATCAATTTAATTATTGGAATCAATACAAAACTCCCGAAGAAAACTTGCAGAACTTAAATCTGGACGAATCTCAGACTCTGAATGTAAACGAACCGATTGAACCGCAAATTCAAAGTTTAAATAACTACCAACAGATAGAAACAAATTTGCCACGGGAAGGAAACTTCGAGCAGAGTATGATAAATCAACCTTTAATAGATAACACGAGGATTCCAGGCACGAAAGGAGAAAATACGGAAATTGATACTCCATTTAATTACTCTCCTCTTCAATCGTACAGTAATCAGGAAAACCAGCAACAAGACCAACAAGTAGCCCCGCAAAATTTCCCAGTACAGTCCAGATACAATCTTTCGACAGTAAACGTTCCCAACGCGATGGACCAGCCTCTTGGAAAGGTCCTAGAATTCCTAGGAATTAACGTCGATGGTGGTAATCGCAAACAAAATCCAAGTTTGaacgaaaatattaatcgtCAAATATTGCCTTATTCCAATACCTACGAAAATGGAATACCGGAAGAACATTTTATAAGTCCAAGTTATTTAAAGAAGAAACCAGGCAGAGAACAAACTAGTTTTCACGAGGATGACAATACGAGAGGATTGGAACATCAAGCAATTAGATACAGAAGCAGAAGTAAGGCGGAAGAGGGAAATTTTATGGGGCAGTCGAATCGAAATGGAATATATAACAATGATATTTTGGCACGTCTGGACGATGACAGGGACCCTGGTCATAATACGAATACTTCTACCGCAGTGCATAACACGAAAGAGGTAGCCAGTGAAATACTCAGTACTATAATGGACGAACTGGAGGAACTGAAAGAAGATCGGTCGAAGAACAACAAGGAGGAAG GCTTACCTTGCCGTTTGTCAGGGTCCTGGTCAACGGCTCAGGCCGGAATGAAACTGGATATGAGGGTCGTGAATCGTACTATAATCGTGAGGCTTTCCGACCTCACGTCACCGCGTTTACACGATAGTTTGCTGAATGGAACGTGGAACATATCTGGTCATGCCCCATTCAAACGTGGTTCCCCATTTACCCTCATCGCCACCAATAATTGTACCAGTTCCATAGCCGTCTTTGTTG GTGCTTGCAGGGTCTGCCAGGGTATCGATACCATAGCAGGTGTTTGGTCCGTAGCTCGACAACCAAAAGGTTGCAAAGACTTCCAGGTATCCACGAGTGTCTTCAACGATATTTTCCGCAAAACGAAATTGTCCAGTTTGAAAGAGAAACAAGGCTCGAATTCAACGGAAAATGCGACGATGAAgcataaaaagaggaaaagttaG